The Pectobacterium carotovorum genome includes a window with the following:
- a CDS encoding ABC transporter permease subunit: MKSPNKTLLSASAPPWPGALSYSRRLLNAFDSKALRAWIYQCLLGLLIVVFSYWLYANVVENLRSQNIATGFGFLDHAAQFEIGEKRIAFTPRDSYLRALGIGLMNTLYITLCGIVLATLLGFSVGIARVSRNWLLARLAGGYIEMMRNIPVILQVIFWSVVIRNLPSPRDAIELGNLGFLTNRGLSFAVPAAHYGWLWTGIALLAALLLSLILNRVARYVRESRGRALPTGRWTLAALIGLPLLVWWLSGAPAELDRPILRGFNFRGGFTISPEFTALLLGIALYSSAFIAEIVRAGIQSIPKGQLEAARALSFSPWHMMRHIIIPQAMRVIVPPLTSQYVSLSKNSSIAVVVGYPELANISNTLMNQTGQALEVIAIMMVVYLTVSIVTSLLMNLFNRVVAIKER, from the coding sequence ATGAAATCACCAAACAAGACGCTGTTGTCAGCCTCTGCACCACCGTGGCCGGGAGCGCTATCTTATTCGCGCCGTCTGTTGAACGCATTTGACAGCAAAGCGCTGCGCGCCTGGATTTATCAGTGCCTGCTCGGCCTCCTGATTGTCGTTTTCAGCTACTGGCTGTACGCCAATGTGGTCGAAAACCTGCGTTCGCAGAATATCGCGACAGGCTTTGGCTTTCTCGACCACGCGGCACAGTTTGAAATTGGTGAAAAGCGCATCGCGTTTACCCCACGCGACAGCTATCTGCGCGCGCTGGGCATCGGGTTAATGAATACCCTGTACATCACACTGTGTGGCATCGTACTTGCCACGCTGTTGGGCTTCTCCGTCGGCATCGCCCGCGTCTCTCGCAACTGGCTGCTGGCGCGACTCGCCGGAGGATACATCGAGATGATGCGCAATATTCCGGTGATCTTGCAGGTGATTTTCTGGTCGGTGGTGATACGCAATTTGCCCTCGCCGCGGGATGCGATCGAGCTTGGTAATCTGGGCTTTCTGACCAATCGTGGGCTGTCTTTTGCCGTTCCCGCCGCACACTACGGCTGGCTGTGGACGGGAATCGCCCTGCTCGCCGCCCTACTGCTTAGCCTGATCCTGAATCGCGTAGCGCGCTATGTTCGGGAAAGTCGAGGGCGCGCTCTGCCGACAGGCCGTTGGACGCTGGCAGCGCTTATCGGGCTACCGCTGCTGGTCTGGTGGCTTTCCGGTGCACCGGCAGAGCTCGATCGCCCGATCTTGCGCGGTTTTAACTTTCGCGGCGGCTTTACCATCAGCCCTGAATTTACGGCGCTGCTGCTCGGCATTGCACTCTATTCCTCCGCGTTTATCGCAGAAATCGTGCGGGCGGGGATTCAGTCTATCCCAAAAGGCCAGTTGGAAGCGGCACGTGCGCTGTCCTTTTCGCCGTGGCACATGATGCGCCACATCATTATCCCGCAGGCCATGCGCGTCATCGTTCCGCCCCTGACCAGTCAATATGTCAGTCTGTCAAAAAATAGCTCGATCGCGGTCGTGGTCGGTTACCCGGAACTGGCGAATATCAGCAATACGTTGATGAATCAGACCGGTCAGGCACTCGAAGTGATTGCCATCATGATGGTGGTTTACCTGACGGTCAGTATCGTGACATCGCTGCTGATGAACTTATTTAATCGCGTCGTCGCCATCAAAGAGCGCTGA